The genomic interval GGATCGTCGAACACTTCCTTGTAGCTGCCGTTGACATCGTAGCTCCCGATGTCCAGCACTCGCCGCGGCTGTGAACGCGGCACATAGCGGGACACCAGGTCGCGCATGTGTCTCATCGAACTTAAATGCAAACTTGTCTCTCCCAGACCCGAAAGCGCGGGCAATGCCCGCGCTTTCGGAGGTATTTCAGCGGCCGGGAACCCGGCAGCACGTTGCATCGACGCGGTAGCCGAACAGACCGCCGATGAGGGAGGTCGTGAGCCCGCACCTCCAACCGGTCGGGTGCCCAGCGTCATTAACGGCCGGTCCGGACGAGGCGACGGTCAGCCCAATGGGCCCGCCGCAGCCGCCTCCGGTCGCAGTGTAGCCCGCAGGACATGTCGAGGTCACGTTGACCAGATTGAGGTTGAGCAGGTTGCCGGTCTGCGTTTGGACGACGCAATCGATCGGAGTCGCCACGGGCTCCATGTAGTACCCGTAGACGTCCACGACCAGGTGCGTATTGGACGTGCTGAACGCGGTGAACTGATTCGCGCAACCAGGCCGGCAAAGCTTCAGGGAGATCTGATTGGCAATATCGGAGCCAACAAAATTGATGGTCGCCGCATTGGGCTGGTTGGTATTGGATGGGTAGAGCGTCATGTAGCCGACGGACTGCGCGGTGTCGACCGCGACAACGTTGGCCAACAGCACGGAGGCGTTTTCGGGAATGCCGCAGTTGGTCGCCGAGCCGCCCTGCGAGATGAAGTCGTTCGAGGTCCACCCCCGGAAGCTTCGCGTCGTGTTCCCGGTCAGCATGCCACCCGCCTGGCGAGTGTCGAGAATTCGACAAGGCGGTAACGGGGTGAAGACCAGATCGTTCTCCGTGTCGCCGATCTGGAGCGGGCGGTTGCCGGGAAGGTTTGCGGCGGAGCTTCCCCCGAACAGGGCACCGGTCATCGCGTCGAACGTGCTCGCGGACGCGGCGCGCTGCAGGTTGCCTACGTCTGCGGATGCGAATGTGCCCATCATCTGTTCCGTCCATTCTCCCGACGTCATTCCATAGCGTCGTTCGATCTGGGGGCCCCAGCGTTTTGAGATCTCTGTTGCATATCTGGCACGCTGAGAGTCCTGCGTTGGCGCTCGTTTCTCGTTCGCGTACGCGAACGTGATGACAGCTGCGAGACACACTGCAACTCCGGCAGCCAGGATCGTGTTCTGCTTATGGTTCACTTTCATGTTGAATGCCCTCTCCTTTGGGTGGCCTTGCAGAGCTATCGTTCAGATAGCAACGGAGCATTCGCTGCTACGCCGTGAAGACGGCGTGATAATTCGTTAATTTCGGATTCAGGATTCAAAATCTGCGACCGAAGTACGTACAAGTCCGACATCGAGGTCGAATCTGGACCGCGTTCGCGGATCGAATCCCACACGCGGGGCGTTCAGAAGATGGCCCACGCTGGAAGGCACTGGCTGCCATCGAGCGGTAGTTGACGAGCGTGTGACATCGCGATTGGCGAAGCAGCGTCCAATCGCGACAATGGCCGTGCGCCCCGCCATAGGAACATCGCGATGCCCCACGTCCGGCCACGATTCGGCCCGCTCGACCAGGTCCTGGTCGAAACCCAGCGCGCGCTGGAGACGGTCTTCGGCAATCCGCGCGCCGCCCGGCCCAATCCGGCGGCCGACACCCCCGACGTCGTGCTCGACCCGAACGAGCGCCGCCATGCGGCCGGTCTGATGCGCATCAACCATGTCGGCGAAGTCTGCGCCCAGGGGCTGTATTTCGGGCAGGCCGCGGTCGCCCGAGAGCCCGACACCCGCCACCACCTGCTCGAGGCCGCGCAGGAGGAAACCGACCACCTGGCCTGGTGCGCGCAGCGCCTGCGCGAACTCGACAGCCGGCCCAGCGTGTTCAATCCGCTGTGGTACGGCGGCAGCTACGCGCTCGGCGTGCTGGCCGGGCTGCGTGGCGACGGCTGGAACCTCGGCTTCGTGGTCGAGACCGAACGCCAGGTCGAGGCACATCTGGACGAGCACCTGGAGACGTTGCCGCCGGCCGATGCGCGCAGCCGTGACATCCTGCGCCAGATGAAGGAGGACGAGGCCCGGCATGCCGACCACGCCGAACTGGCCGGCGCCCGCGCGCTGCCCTGGCCAATCCCCTCGCTGATGTCGGCCGCCTCGTCGGTGATGAAGACGGTGGCGTACCGGCTGTAGTCCCTCGCCGTGACGGGCGATCGGTAGCGGGCAATGCGACGCGGCAGGCGTCCGGCAACGGCCAAACGCCCATCGGATCGCCGAGCGCTCCAAACGGAAAACGGCCCCGCATCACGCGAAGCCGTTTTTCGAATCATGCGCCGCCAATCACGGCGCCTGCGTCAATCGACGAGGTTGCGCCCGTGATAGAGCTCTTCGATCTCGCGCTTGAGGCGCGCCTCGATCTTCATCCGGTCCTTGAATGAGAGGTTGCGCGCCTTCTCCTCGAACAGGTACTGGTCGAGGTCGAAGTCCTTGAGGTGCATCTTCGTGTGGAAGATGTTCTCCTGGTAGACATTCACATCGAGCGCGTCGTAGCGCGACTTGATGTTCTTGGCCAGGTAGTCCTGGATCGAATTGATCTTGTGGTCGATGTAGTGCTTCTTGCCCTTCACGTCGCGGGTGAAGCCGCGCACGCGGTAGTCCATGACCACGATGTCCGACTCGAGGCTCTCGATCAGGTAGTTGAGCGCCTTGAGCGGCGAGATCACGCCGCACGTCGCCACATCGATATCGGCCCGGAAGGTCGCGATGCCGTTGTCGGGGTGGGTCTCGGGATAGGTGTGGACGGTGATGTGCGACTTGTCCAGGTGCGCGACCACCGCATCGGAGATCACGCCCTTGGCGTCCTTGCGATCGATCACCGGTTCCTCGGAGATCAGGATCGTCACCGACGCGCCCTGGGGCTCGTAGTCCTGGCGGGCGACGTGCAGGATGTTCGCGCCGATGATCTCCGCGACGTCGGTCAGGATCTGCGTCAGCCGGTCGGCGTTGTAGACTTCGTCGATGTAGGCGATATAGCGCTGGCGCTCGTCCTCGGACGAGGCGTAGCACACGTCGTAGATGTTGAACGACAGGGCCTTGGTCAGGTTGTTGAAACCCTGGAGCTTCAGGCGCGGGAGCGGTTTGACCACAGCGGTCGACCCTCGGGGGTTGGGCGAAACGGCAATTATGCGGCAAACCGGGGCCCACTCGCGACCTCGGCACGCGGTGGTTTGCCCCCAACGGGCCGACCGCCTACTCTTCGGCATTCCCCGCTGCGACGCCTCATGCCCTCCGACCCCGTGGCCCTGATCAATTCCCATGTCCGTACGCCGCACCCGATGTCACCGTCGGCGGCGGCCATCGAACGCTTCCTCGCCCACTGCCACCGCCGCCGCTATCCGCCGCGCAGCGAAGTGTTCCGCCCCGGCGATCCGGCGGGCACGCTGTACTACGTGGTCAGCGGCTCGGTCAGCATCATCACCGAGGAGGACGACGGCCGCGAACTGGTGCTGGGGTACTTCGGGCCGGGCGAGATGGTCGGCGAGATGGGCCTGTTCATCGAGTCGGACGTGCGCGAGGTCATCCTGCGCACCCGGACCCAGTGCGAACTGGCCGAGATCAGCTACGAGCGGCTCTATCAGCTGTTCGAGACCTCGCTGGCCGGGGACGCGACCTCGATCATGTATGCGATCGGCGCACAGCTCTCGCGCCGGCTGCTCGACACCAGCCGCAAGGCCGGCCGGCTGGCGTTCCTGGACGTCACCGACCGCATCGTGCGCACGCTGCACGACCTGACCCGGGAGCCGGACGCGATGAGCCACCCGCAGGGCACCCAGTTGCGGATCTCGCGGCAGGAGCTGGCCCGGCTGGTCGGGTGCTCGCGCGAGATGGCGGGCCGGGTGCTCAAGAAGCTGCAGGCCGATGGCAAGCTGACCGCCCGGGGCAAGACCATCGTGCTGTTCGGGACCCGGTAGAGGCCATGAGCACCGGACATTTCGCACCTCGGGGCGATCTGCCCGACGCCGATCTGCGCAGCGCGTCGGCCATCGACGCCGACGACGTCGCCGCCCTGCTCTCGGAGCTGGGCTATCCCTGCGGCGTGGACGAGGCGCGCGAGCGCATCCTGGCCATCACCGCCAATGATCGCCAGGCGCTGGTGGTCGCGCGCAGCGGCGGCCGCGTCTGCGGGCTGGTCGCACTGGACTTCATGTACTACCTGCCGCTGGGCACCACCACCTGCAGGATCACCGCGCTGGTGGTCACCGACACCGCGAAGGGCCAGGGCCTGGGCCGCCAGTTGCTGAAGGAAGCCGAGCGCCGCGCGCGCTTCGGCGGTGCAGCGCGGCTAGAACTGACCAGCGGCTCGCAGCGCACCGATGCGCATGCGTTCTACCGGGCCTGCGGCTTCTCCGACGGCACCTTGCGCTTCATCAAGCGGCTCGGCGACGCCTGATCGCCGACGGCGCGTCCTTCGCGCGCCGTATGCTGTGGCCGACCCTCGCAACGGACCGCACATGACGCTCGGCGACCAATTCCTGCTCTTTGTGCTGGTCGGCCTGGCCGCGCAGCTGATTGACGGCGCGCTGGGCATGGCCTTTGGCCTGGTGTCGTCCTCGGTGCTGCTAAGCATGGGCGTGCCGCCAGCGGCGGTGAGCGCCAGCGTGCACACCGCCGAGGTATTCACCACCGGCGCCTCGGGCGTGTCGCACCTGGCGATGCGCAACGTCGACCGGCGGCTGTTCTTCCGCCTGGCGATCCCGGGCATGGTCGGCGGTGTACTCGGCGCCTATGTGCTGACCCGGTTGCCGGGCGACGTGGTGCGGCCGTTCATCTATGCCTACCTGCTGGTGCTCTCGGTGCTGATCCTGCTGCGCGCGGTGGGCCGGATGTTGCCCCGGCGCGAGGTGCAGCGGGTGCCGTTGCTCGGCTTCGTGGCCGGCCTGCTCGACGCCACCGGCGGCGGCGGCTGGGGTCCGGTCGCGACCTCGACACTGCTCGCGCGCGGCGGCACGGCGCGCACAACCATCGGCACCGTCAATGCCGCCGAGTTCCTGGTCACGTTGTCGATCTCGGTCACGTTCTTCCTGACCATCGGCCTGCAGCACCTGGACGTGGTGCTGGGCCTGCTGGTCGGCGGCATGGTCGCCGCGCCGCTGGCGGCGCTGTTCGTGCGCCACGTCCGCGAGCGCTGGGTGCTGCTGGCGGTGGGCGTGCTGGTGATGGCGATCAGCCTCTACCAGATCGGCCGGTCGCTACTGCCCGGCTGAGTCCGCCGGGGTGCCGGCGCGGTCGCGGCATCCCCAGTTGAGGATGGGCGTGCCGGCCGGCAACACGCGCCGGAACATCGCCACCGCGCCCGCCTTCGGGTTGACCACCACCGGGCGCGCCGCCGCCTTGAGCAGGGGCAGGTCCGCGCTCGAATCGGAATAGGCGATGTCGATGTCGCCATAGCCGCGCTCGCGCAGCATGCGCATCTTCTCCTCGGCGTGACAGTGGCGCGTGGCCACGACCGCGCCGAGTTTGGGGCCGACCGCGGTGCCGATCACCGGTACGGTCTCGTGGGCGACGAAGGCCAGGATCGCGCGCGCCAGTTGGGGCGGCGCACCGGTCGCCACGACCACGCGGTCGCCGGCCTCGCGGTGGCCGTGCAGCACGTCGAGTGCCGCCGGCAGCAGCCGCGGGCGGATCTGGTCGGCGTGACGGGCGACATAGAGATCGATCAGGCGATCCAGCGACCCGCGACTGTTCAAGCCCACGGTGCCGATCCAGGCATAACCGGAGATGCCGTAACGGCGGGTCGGCAGACAGGCGATCATCGGTCCGAGCAACGGCGTGGCCAGCAGCGCCAACGCCGTGCGCCAGGGGCTGCGGCGGATCAGCCAGCCGAACAGGTGGGTGCCCGAATCGCCGTCGTAGAGCGTGTGGTCGAAGTCGAAGACCACGGTGCGCGCCGCAGCGGCTGTCTCTGCATTGGTGGCAGGCTCGCCAGCCGTGGCGGCCGCTGGCGTCAGCAGCCCAGCCAGCGTCGGTGCGGCATTGTTGGCAGGCGCGTCCGCGGGCGAGGCCCGGGCCGGATCGCTGGCCTCGACGATCACCGCGGTCAGCGGCGCGCGTGGCGCGTCCGCTTCATCCGGCGCCTGCTGCGGCGGCGCGATGACCTCGGGCGCCGGCAAGGCAGATGAGAACAAGGCACTGAGCGCGGCGCCCGGGTCGGGCGCGCGCATGAAGGCTTCGCCGACCAGGAAGGCGTCGATGCCCGCCGCGCGCATCCGCGCGACATCGTCGGGCGTATGAATGCCGCTCTCGGTGACCAGGCGCCGATCGCGCGGCACCGCGCCCTGCAGCGACAGCGTGGTATCGAGCGAGACCTCGAAGCTGCGCAGACTGCGGTTGTTGATGCCCAGCAGCGGCGACGGCACCTGCAGCGCGCGTTCGAGCTCGTCGATGTCGTGCACCTCGACCAGCACGTCGAGGTCCAGCGACATCGCCAGCCCGGCCAGCTCGACCAGCGCACGGTCGTCGAGCGCGGCGACGATCAGCA from Luteimonas sp. S4-F44 carries:
- the coq7 gene encoding 2-polyprenyl-3-methyl-6-methoxy-1,4-benzoquinone monooxygenase, which translates into the protein MPHVRPRFGPLDQVLVETQRALETVFGNPRAARPNPAADTPDVVLDPNERRHAAGLMRINHVGEVCAQGLYFGQAAVAREPDTRHHLLEAAQEETDHLAWCAQRLRELDSRPSVFNPLWYGGSYALGVLAGLRGDGWNLGFVVETERQVEAHLDEHLETLPPADARSRDILRQMKEDEARHADHAELAGARALPWPIPSLMSAASSVMKTVAYRL
- the speD gene encoding adenosylmethionine decarboxylase, with translation MVKPLPRLKLQGFNNLTKALSFNIYDVCYASSEDERQRYIAYIDEVYNADRLTQILTDVAEIIGANILHVARQDYEPQGASVTILISEEPVIDRKDAKGVISDAVVAHLDKSHITVHTYPETHPDNGIATFRADIDVATCGVISPLKALNYLIESLESDIVVMDYRVRGFTRDVKGKKHYIDHKINSIQDYLAKNIKSRYDALDVNVYQENIFHTKMHLKDFDLDQYLFEEKARNLSFKDRMKIEARLKREIEELYHGRNLVD
- the crp gene encoding cAMP-activated global transcriptional regulator CRP — encoded protein: MSPSAAAIERFLAHCHRRRYPPRSEVFRPGDPAGTLYYVVSGSVSIITEEDDGRELVLGYFGPGEMVGEMGLFIESDVREVILRTRTQCELAEISYERLYQLFETSLAGDATSIMYAIGAQLSRRLLDTSRKAGRLAFLDVTDRIVRTLHDLTREPDAMSHPQGTQLRISRQELARLVGCSREMAGRVLKKLQADGKLTARGKTIVLFGTR
- a CDS encoding GNAT family N-acetyltransferase, producing MSTGHFAPRGDLPDADLRSASAIDADDVAALLSELGYPCGVDEARERILAITANDRQALVVARSGGRVCGLVALDFMYYLPLGTTTCRITALVVTDTAKGQGLGRQLLKEAERRARFGGAARLELTSGSQRTDAHAFYRACGFSDGTLRFIKRLGDA
- a CDS encoding sulfite exporter TauE/SafE family protein, with protein sequence MTLGDQFLLFVLVGLAAQLIDGALGMAFGLVSSSVLLSMGVPPAAVSASVHTAEVFTTGASGVSHLAMRNVDRRLFFRLAIPGMVGGVLGAYVLTRLPGDVVRPFIYAYLLVLSVLILLRAVGRMLPRREVQRVPLLGFVAGLLDATGGGGWGPVATSTLLARGGTARTTIGTVNAAEFLVTLSISVTFFLTIGLQHLDVVLGLLVGGMVAAPLAALFVRHVRERWVLLAVGVLVMAISLYQIGRSLLPG
- a CDS encoding haloacid dehalogenase-like hydrolase, which translates into the protein MVFDFDHTLYDGDSGTHLFGWLIRRSPWRTALALLATPLLGPMIACLPTRRYGISGYAWIGTVGLNSRGSLDRLIDLYVARHADQIRPRLLPAALDVLHGHREAGDRVVVATGAPPQLARAILAFVAHETVPVIGTAVGPKLGAVVATRHCHAEEKMRMLRERGYGDIDIAYSDSSADLPLLKAAARPVVVNPKAGAVAMFRRVLPAGTPILNWGCRDRAGTPADSAGQ